A stretch of Cicer arietinum cultivar CDC Frontier isolate Library 1 chromosome 5, Cicar.CDCFrontier_v2.0, whole genome shotgun sequence DNA encodes these proteins:
- the LOC140920358 gene encoding uncharacterized protein: protein MDRKWISANRLSKEYEIGVKEFVEFAVKNAKDPNRVVCPCLKCCFGKRVREDELEGHLVCNGIDQSYTCWIRHGEKKKGNINFENSSTYASTDFDTDTYEPDRVDEIAKAVEEDLRDCPKMFESLLSDAEKELYNGCTKFTRLSAILKLYNLKASNGWSDKSFTELLTLIKDMLPDDNELPSRTYEAKRILCSIGMSYERIHACPNDCILFRNEYELLKACPKCNVSRYKKKESTPAKVVWYFPIIPRFRRMYRSEEDSKHLTWHADERIRDGMFRHPADSPQWAKIDHEYPEFGIESRNLRLALSTDGMNPHGLQSISHSTWPVILVIYNLPPWLCMKRKFMMLSLLISGPKQPGNDIDVYLTPLIENLKRC from the coding sequence atggataggaaatggatttcagccaatcgattgtcaaaagagtatgaaattggagtgaaggagtttgttgagtttgcagtgaagaatgcaaaagatccaaatagagtagtttgtccttgtttaaaatgttgttttggaaaacgtgttagagaagatgaattagaaggacatctagtatgtaatggaattgatcaaagctacacatgttggataagacatggtgagaaaaaaaaaggaaacattaattttgagaatagttcgacatatgcttcaactgacttcgatacagatacatatgagccggaccgagttgatgagattgcaaaagcagttgaagaagatcttcgagattgtcctaaaatgtttgaaagtttgttgagtgatgcagagaaagaattatataatggttgtactaaattcacaagactgtcagcgatattaaagttgtacaacttaaaagcgagtaatggatggtctgataaaagctttacagaattattaacactcataaaagatatgttgccagatgataatgaacttcccagtcgaacctacgaggctaaacggattttgtgttctattggaatgagttacgaaaggattcatgcgtgtcctaacgattgcattttatttcgaaacgaatatgaactacttaaggcgtgtccgaaatgcaatgtctctcgatataagaagaaagaatctactccagcaaaagtcgtgtggtattttcctataataccaagatttaggcgcatgtatcgcagtgaagaagattcaaaacacttgacatggcatgcagatgaaagaattagagatggaatgtttcgacaccctgcagattccccacaatgggcaaaaattgatcacgagtatcctgaattcgggatagagtcaagaaatctaagacttgcactttctactgatggaatgaatccacatggtcttcaaagcatctcacatagcacgtggcctgtgattttggtaatatataacctacctccatggttatgtatgaagcgtaagtttatgatgttgtctctgttaatttctggacccaaacaaccggggaatgatatcgacgtatacttgactcctctaatcgaaaatttaaaaa